Proteins from a genomic interval of Drosophila gunungcola strain Sukarami unplaced genomic scaffold, Dgunungcola_SK_2 000157F, whole genome shotgun sequence:
- the LOC128265799 gene encoding uncharacterized protein LOC128265799 isoform X1 yields MRDSRSLFSAVNINISPYFSINPDPTQYSPMDGAKIERDPAPKMQHHISTESPSSSSSQRTQWSCHSLRLLLAIMILAVVLPHTQARHLALDYAYDESSSSSSSSSSSAGDVLPVFNFDPYHGLSESFGEGSYDSDLSLSESSYEEIAQATMRAARKELRRQRTRHARSHNLRLFAGSRPEIPEWENPCGGTYTPDESLSDSSASQGRVIKRKHLENLRNITMSEYQDITHRATLEYGNHQHFQREYKFLPNMTKPTSAVKLKTWYRHMQTFVGSFSYLGRAQYKFRKDQQKSLNEAVTKELHDLLVSARYMLCEIESTINASYPNSNGAKLSRVSRQAMEERLNFHTPANGSAEADQRDLKVSKELYFQYLDNVWKTLHRALRRPKRNSGERRHLAVAAGAAGAAGAAHGGASASGLRAGSSEMLDLGSSSSSASNGAGVNSASAEC; encoded by the exons ATGCGAGACAGTCGGAGCCTGTTCTCTGCAGTGAACATTAACATATCACCGTACTTCAGTATTAATCCTGACCCCACACAGTATTCCCCGATGGACGGTGCCAAAATAGAACGTGATCCAGCCCCGAAAATGCAACATCACA TCAGCACAGAGAGCCcaagcagcagtagcagtcAACGCACACAGTGGAGCTGCCACAGCCTTCGGCTGCTGCTGGCCATCATGATCCTGGCCGTTGTGCtgccacacacacaggcacgcCATCTGGCTCTGGACTATGCCTACGATGAgtcctcatcctcgtcctcatcTTCATCGTCCTCGGCGGGCGATGTCCTGCCCGTGTTCAACTTCGATCCCTATCACGGCCTGTCCGAGAGTTTCGGCGAGGGCAGCTACGACAGCGATCTCAGTCTGAGCGAGAGCAGCTACGAGGAGATCGCCCAGGCCACCATGCGGGCTGCCAGGAAGGAGTTGCGCCGCCAGCGGACGCGGCACGCCCGCAGCCACAATCTGCGCCTCTTCGCCGGCAGCAGGCCGGAGATCCCGGAGTGGGAGAACCCCTGCGGGGGCACCTACACGCCGGACGAGAGCCTCAGCGACAGCAGTGCCAGCCAGGGACGCGTGATCAAGCGCAAG CACCTCGAAAACCTGCGGAACATCACGATGAGCGAGTACCAAGACATTACCCACCGCGCCACGCTGGAGTACGGCAACCACCAGCACTTTCAGCGCGAGTACAAGTTCCTGCCGAACATGACGAAGCCCACGAGTGCG GTGAAGCTCAAGACCTGGTACCGCCACATGCAGACCTTCGTGGGCAGCTTCTCGTATCTGGGACGGGCGCAGTACAAGTTCCGCAAGGACCAGCAGAAGAGCCTCAACGAGGCCGTGACCAAGGAGCTGCACGACCTGCTGGTCAGCGCCCGCTACATGCTCTGCGAGATCGAGTCGACCATCAATGCCTCCTATCCGAACAGCAATGGGGCCAAACTGAGCCGCGTGAGTCGCCAGGCGATGGAGGAGCGGCTGAACTTCCACACGCCGGCCAACGGCTCGGCGGAGGCGGACCAGCGGGACCTGAAGGTCAGCAAGGAGCTGTACTTCCAGTATCTGGACAATGTGTGGAAGACCCTGCACCGGGCGCTGCGGCGGCCCAAGCGTAACAGCGGTGAGCGGCGCCATttggcggtggcggcgggAGCGGCAGGAGCGGCAGGAGCGGCCCACGGAGGAGCGTCAGCGAGCGGCCTGCGGGCGGGTAGCTCCGAAATGCTCGACCTgggctccagctccagctccgcCTCCAATGGAGCCGGCGTCAATTCGGCGTCCGCTGAATGCTGA
- the LOC128265799 gene encoding uncharacterized protein LOC128265799 isoform X2: MPALTLNVSTESPSSSSSQRTQWSCHSLRLLLAIMILAVVLPHTQARHLALDYAYDESSSSSSSSSSSAGDVLPVFNFDPYHGLSESFGEGSYDSDLSLSESSYEEIAQATMRAARKELRRQRTRHARSHNLRLFAGSRPEIPEWENPCGGTYTPDESLSDSSASQGRVIKRKHLENLRNITMSEYQDITHRATLEYGNHQHFQREYKFLPNMTKPTSAVKLKTWYRHMQTFVGSFSYLGRAQYKFRKDQQKSLNEAVTKELHDLLVSARYMLCEIESTINASYPNSNGAKLSRVSRQAMEERLNFHTPANGSAEADQRDLKVSKELYFQYLDNVWKTLHRALRRPKRNSGERRHLAVAAGAAGAAGAAHGGASASGLRAGSSEMLDLGSSSSSASNGAGVNSASAEC, translated from the exons ATGCCAGCCCTCACCTTAAACG TCAGCACAGAGAGCCcaagcagcagtagcagtcAACGCACACAGTGGAGCTGCCACAGCCTTCGGCTGCTGCTGGCCATCATGATCCTGGCCGTTGTGCtgccacacacacaggcacgcCATCTGGCTCTGGACTATGCCTACGATGAgtcctcatcctcgtcctcatcTTCATCGTCCTCGGCGGGCGATGTCCTGCCCGTGTTCAACTTCGATCCCTATCACGGCCTGTCCGAGAGTTTCGGCGAGGGCAGCTACGACAGCGATCTCAGTCTGAGCGAGAGCAGCTACGAGGAGATCGCCCAGGCCACCATGCGGGCTGCCAGGAAGGAGTTGCGCCGCCAGCGGACGCGGCACGCCCGCAGCCACAATCTGCGCCTCTTCGCCGGCAGCAGGCCGGAGATCCCGGAGTGGGAGAACCCCTGCGGGGGCACCTACACGCCGGACGAGAGCCTCAGCGACAGCAGTGCCAGCCAGGGACGCGTGATCAAGCGCAAG CACCTCGAAAACCTGCGGAACATCACGATGAGCGAGTACCAAGACATTACCCACCGCGCCACGCTGGAGTACGGCAACCACCAGCACTTTCAGCGCGAGTACAAGTTCCTGCCGAACATGACGAAGCCCACGAGTGCG GTGAAGCTCAAGACCTGGTACCGCCACATGCAGACCTTCGTGGGCAGCTTCTCGTATCTGGGACGGGCGCAGTACAAGTTCCGCAAGGACCAGCAGAAGAGCCTCAACGAGGCCGTGACCAAGGAGCTGCACGACCTGCTGGTCAGCGCCCGCTACATGCTCTGCGAGATCGAGTCGACCATCAATGCCTCCTATCCGAACAGCAATGGGGCCAAACTGAGCCGCGTGAGTCGCCAGGCGATGGAGGAGCGGCTGAACTTCCACACGCCGGCCAACGGCTCGGCGGAGGCGGACCAGCGGGACCTGAAGGTCAGCAAGGAGCTGTACTTCCAGTATCTGGACAATGTGTGGAAGACCCTGCACCGGGCGCTGCGGCGGCCCAAGCGTAACAGCGGTGAGCGGCGCCATttggcggtggcggcgggAGCGGCAGGAGCGGCAGGAGCGGCCCACGGAGGAGCGTCAGCGAGCGGCCTGCGGGCGGGTAGCTCCGAAATGCTCGACCTgggctccagctccagctccgcCTCCAATGGAGCCGGCGTCAATTCGGCGTCCGCTGAATGCTGA